The Flavobacterium praedii genome window below encodes:
- a CDS encoding cellulase family glycosylhydrolase — protein sequence MRKIIIGAILCVAFFGLCACSSDSGAEPVQPAAITLTVDISKIDFVAKGNVASVIVTTDAKTWDIASNAAWVQLSKTSGTKGTSLVSITALENTTTVARTAIITLSSSGAASVQISVSQVAGTGAVVGLYPSYNINPIADDATGMGSTAVALAAKMKLGWNIGNTLEATPGSETAWGNPKVTKALIDLVKANGFNAIRIPCSWNQYANAKTAQINATWLARVKEVVQYCVDNDMYVIVNIHWDGGWLEENCTEAKKVENNAKQKAFWEQIATQLRGFDEHLLFASANEPKVEDATQMAVLMSYHQTFIDAVRSTGGKNAYRTLIVQGPATDIDKTNKLMTTLPTDKVANRMMAEIHFYPYQFTLMTKDETWGKMFYYWGAANHSTTDTDHNPTWGEEADIDKFFLSMKTQFVDKGIPVVLGEFGAIRRDLTGDALTLHLKSRADFLKYVVKQAKANGLLPFYWDAGFMGVNTMTLFNRTNNTVYDQQALTALQDGLK from the coding sequence ATGAGAAAAATTATAATTGGCGCTATTTTATGCGTTGCTTTTTTTGGACTTTGTGCTTGTAGTTCGGATTCGGGTGCAGAGCCAGTACAACCTGCTGCAATAACACTTACAGTAGATATTTCTAAGATAGATTTTGTAGCTAAAGGAAATGTTGCCAGTGTTATTGTTACAACGGATGCTAAAACATGGGATATTGCTTCAAATGCTGCTTGGGTTCAATTGAGTAAAACTTCAGGAACAAAAGGGACAAGTTTAGTGTCAATTACTGCTTTAGAAAACACAACTACAGTTGCAAGAACGGCTATAATTACATTAAGTTCTAGCGGAGCTGCATCAGTTCAAATTTCAGTTTCACAAGTTGCAGGAACTGGTGCTGTAGTGGGTTTATATCCTAGTTATAATATTAATCCAATTGCGGATGATGCGACAGGAATGGGAAGCACAGCTGTAGCGCTGGCAGCCAAAATGAAATTGGGATGGAATATAGGAAACACTTTGGAAGCTACTCCTGGAAGTGAAACCGCTTGGGGAAATCCAAAGGTTACCAAAGCATTGATTGACTTGGTTAAGGCAAATGGATTCAATGCTATTAGAATTCCTTGTTCCTGGAATCAGTATGCGAATGCTAAAACGGCGCAAATCAATGCAACATGGTTAGCCAGAGTAAAAGAAGTAGTGCAATACTGTGTCGATAATGATATGTATGTCATCGTAAATATTCACTGGGATGGTGGATGGCTAGAAGAAAATTGTACCGAAGCCAAAAAAGTAGAAAACAATGCCAAACAAAAAGCGTTTTGGGAACAAATAGCTACACAGTTACGCGGTTTTGATGAGCATTTGCTTTTTGCCAGTGCAAACGAACCCAAAGTTGAAGATGCTACTCAAATGGCAGTTTTAATGTCCTATCATCAAACGTTTATTGATGCGGTACGTTCTACAGGAGGAAAAAATGCGTATCGTACCTTGATTGTTCAAGGCCCTGCTACTGATATTGATAAAACCAATAAGTTGATGACTACTTTGCCAACAGATAAGGTGGCCAATCGCATGATGGCCGAAATTCATTTTTATCCTTATCAATTTACTCTGATGACCAAGGATGAAACATGGGGTAAAATGTTTTACTATTGGGGGGCAGCAAATCATTCAACCACAGACACAGATCATAATCCAACTTGGGGTGAAGAGGCGGATATAGATAAATTTTTCTTGTCGATGAAAACGCAATTTGTCGATAAAGGAATTCCCGTTGTACTTGGAGAATTTGGAGCGATCAGACGTGATTTAACGGGTGATGCATTGACTTTACATCTCAAATCAAGAGCCGATTTTCTGAAATATGTAGTAAAACAGGCAAAAGCTAATGGCCTGCTCCCTTTTTATTGGGATGCTGGATTCATGGGAGTAAACACTATGACTTTATTTAATAGAACCAATAATACGGTTTATGATCAGCAAGCATTAACCGCTTTGCAGGATGGATTGAAGTAG